The following proteins are co-located in the Phragmites australis chromosome 10, lpPhrAust1.1, whole genome shotgun sequence genome:
- the LOC133930214 gene encoding uncharacterized protein LOC133930214, with translation MSQFVVLDTPVPHEEMRQFSLGSEEKGRKKVTTSKKKKKGELKTDRTKWTDEEDELLVSAWLNVSQDPMVGTDQSKDTYWGRIAKYFNTYRKPTMMTRSDKALINHIKLITDAVSKFAVHVKKVEQLNPSGTNERDKVMLADHPKWHAHESTKAQKMQDVVDAQSSQAACNEVANDAASNADLPRPIGREAAKVARAHKSPSTTSLATVSGGMYERHLADLSETKKVMVELKKEQILIMRLQASVRVND, from the exons ATGTCCCAGTTTGTGGTTTTGGACACTCCTGTACCGCATGAGGAGATGAGGCAATTCAGCTTGGGTAGCGAGGAGAAGGGTaggaagaaggtgaccacctccaagaagaagaagaagggggagCTGAAGACAGACCGAACAAAGTGGAcagacgaggaggatgagctacTCGTGTCAGCATGGTTAAACGTGAGCCAAGATCCTATGGTTGGAACAGATCAGTCAAAGGATACGTATTGGGGTAGGATCGCCAAGTATTTCAACACTTATAGGAAGCCAACCATGATGACTAGGTCCGATAAGGCTTTGATCAACCACATAAAGCTTATCACGGATGCAGTTAGCAAGTTTGCGGTGCATGTGAAGAAGGTTGAGCAGCTCAATCCTAGCGGGACCAACGAGCGTGATAAG GTCATGCTTGCCGACCACCCCAAGTGGCACGCGCACGAGTCCACTAAGGCACAAAAGATGCAAGATGTAGTCGATGCACAGTCCAGCCAAGCTGCGTGCAATGAAGTGGCAAACGACGCAGCATCAAACGCTGACCTTCCTAGGCCTATTGGAAGGGAGGCAGCTAAAGTGGCCCGTGCTCACAAATCACCTTCCACTACATCTTTGGCTACCGTGTCGGGTGGGATGTATGAAAGGCACCTTGCTGATCTTAGTGAAACAAAGAAGGTTatggtggagttgaagaaggagcagattTTGATCATGCGTCTGCAGGCATCCGTCCGAGTAAATGATTAG